The genomic interval CCAAACCTTGCTCACGCAAAGTTTTCCCCCAGGAAGGAAATGAGCGATGATGTGCTTGTGTGGGAGGTTGAACAGATGGAGGCAGCAAGAAAAGGTAGTTAACTTCTAATGCAAAATAACTAgttatttaaatacttaaatctaGTTTGCAATTATCATAATAAACTGAATACATTAACACAACGTAACTGTATTCTTTATATAATCAAAATGACTTTCAAGtggaaaaaatatgttgatacacgtaatttgttattttttaaaactatttgtaaaataattaataattattttcaatgtcaTTTGTTTGAATAGTGGTGCTGATGTTTATCCAACATGAGGCAATGATGTATTTTTCCGGTGTCTGTGATACCTTTTCTGTGAAATTATATATCCTTGGCTTTTGTTCTACTATATCAATAGATAGCTGGTGTTGGTTGTTGTCTTAGTAATAAACACGTAGCTCCTAAACTGATAAATTTCACCTGCTCATtgtgtttctatttttaatatCGGTTTCACCTCAAGTCGTAATTGCAAGGTTTTTTCTGTCACGCCTTTTTATTTAACAGATGTTTACCTTTATATATATTAACCTCACAAAACACTTGTCTTTCTTGCTTCTTTTGCCTGCCTTTAATTGCTTATTGATTGCCtttcattttgtttctaataTGCTATTACTTCTtcatagtttttaattattatcatcattcaTCACTACAATCACACTAATTATGTCATTGAAGTGTCACTAACTGGAATGAATTAATATTTCTTAACTTAATGccaatatttctttttatattaaatataatgtttagtaAAAAGTCTATACTTCTAGTATAaattacatagagaatactaggccaaggctcgcgcttccggggttctaagcctcgcaacataaagttctctgtattcaacgctaatcctagtattctatttatcccatttgattttttcaacgtgacatttaacataaatagatctaataaccttaacaataattttaattcagtcataaaagcgcttaaaatctaacaaatgtaaccatgcgtagtgataaacatgtatttgttctggtacgcaaaatagtctttaaaaaattcacacacaaactgtaaaaccagtaaaaatatcaccatatgcctacattcaattgtacgcagtatgcgaattttaatacattacgaccgcgcaaagatgattttactttactataattcattttattttcgaaagaaaatgatcaaaatccaatatggcggcgattgctcctgacaaaatgctgtcgatgtcaacatacatgtacaccatcgacgacctagttccgGCTACCGTAACTTTatatgtcgctttttatgatttttgactggcgcgactttgtacaggtctgtcaatactaaataaactgtacgctaacgtttctttagctatcgatgaacttgacaattttgacgagtaaacagaccattgcagcgactgacactttatttgacaaaatatacagggcaatacgttttccgacttcggacgacgaatttaaggacgcgcagaacgtgttttttatataatattatgggtatgccgtgtgtgatccgatgcatcaatggcgcccatgttaaaatcatttccccgagtccgagaacagggaacgacaaaagtacaaacaaaaatcaaaacacgtaagaactagtatcttacctttaattatcctttaaaattcatcttataatccatttaactcaataattgacgattttgcatctagggtctttaataattattttagcatacaGGCCTTGACTttaacttttttgacagggtacccggagggaaccctactttcaacttttggtggccctcacccaaactagggttccctcttgtttcaacacacagctactctcagcgtaagggcaaataagaacaagaagcatactagtacacATTTTAGTACAGCCGAATTATGtacatttgttatgtattttCGTGGTAATCAGATTGATTCTATGACATGTTGTTGCAAGTTTGATTTTTGATGACTGCTTTACGGAAGACTTAGAAGAACTTCCATCGATTTATTCATTCAGTATATAGTCTTCTGCGTTGTTTGATACCAGAATTGTGCAAATCGGTTGAACATTGATCGAGAAGTGAGCTTCGGAAATTGGCTGGTATGCCGAAATCAGCAATTCATTGGTCTAAgtcacataccttgttatatatatatatatatatatatatatatatatatatatatatatatatatatatatatatatatatatatatatataagtaacttttttgtcatgttatttttcattgaaatagctaatgccgagtgcctgtgtcGCCGCCAGTGCTTAGcgtttcggaagttcttattataaacttataag from Dreissena polymorpha isolate Duluth1 chromosome 1, UMN_Dpol_1.0, whole genome shotgun sequence carries:
- the LOC127864733 gene encoding uncharacterized protein LOC127864733 isoform X1, coding for MPTPTASTPTTKAELFSMMPADLARRQLREQSARLRPLRPNLAHAKFSPRKEMSDDVLVWEVEQMEAARKVVLMFIQHEAMMYFSGVCDTFSVKLYILGFCSTISIDSWCWLLS